The Methanobacterium lacus genome includes a region encoding these proteins:
- a CDS encoding NYN domain-containing protein produces the protein MKVIIDASNVAHFGKEKEGNKPRLDYLLKSVEALEKLGYEPFPIADASLRHEIDEKEKFNAMLDEGKVQQVPSGTTADHFILKLAFEEDCKILSNDNFREFNDEFHDINNRRIPFTFVEDAISIGSSSKPKKVKNILQKISTQMLNDFEKKGLESYKLKKNKKLSGIAVAKEAIDRITKTTENTFDSKIEDIFMKIPLFDKVMGMVEDAEKTSDFIIFVLVSPKDYKDTVRNAGNIAVTVGDRLKLDHAPLVAIRNDLFTKPGTFELNIIYSDEILEESPYNVNITINDHDYSFVKKNSRNIASTVAARLGTWKFPIVSVKPSMLMEKPGHFDITLEKGGEK, from the coding sequence TTGAAAGTTATTATAGATGCATCAAATGTAGCACATTTTGGAAAGGAGAAAGAAGGTAACAAACCTCGTTTAGACTACCTTCTAAAATCTGTGGAAGCTCTGGAAAAATTAGGATACGAGCCATTTCCAATAGCAGATGCATCCCTAAGGCACGAAATTGATGAAAAAGAAAAGTTTAATGCCATGCTTGATGAGGGAAAAGTACAACAGGTCCCCTCTGGAACAACCGCAGATCATTTCATTCTTAAACTTGCCTTTGAGGAAGATTGTAAAATTCTTTCAAATGACAATTTCAGGGAATTCAATGATGAGTTTCATGATATCAACAACAGAAGAATTCCATTCACCTTTGTTGAAGATGCCATCTCCATAGGTAGCTCTTCTAAACCTAAGAAGGTGAAGAATATACTCCAAAAGATAAGCACACAGATGCTAAACGACTTCGAAAAAAAGGGTCTGGAGTCATATAAGCTAAAGAAGAACAAAAAGTTGAGTGGTATTGCAGTTGCCAAAGAAGCAATTGATAGAATAACGAAAACCACTGAAAACACCTTCGATTCAAAGATCGAAGATATCTTCATGAAAATTCCTTTATTTGATAAGGTCATGGGAATGGTTGAAGATGCTGAAAAAACCAGTGATTTCATTATTTTTGTGCTTGTAAGTCCTAAAGATTACAAGGACACAGTTAGAAACGCCGGTAATATAGCAGTCACAGTGGGAGACAGACTTAAACTCGATCATGCACCCCTGGTTGCCATTCGTAACGATCTGTTTACCAAACCAGGAACATTTGAATTAAATATCATATATTCTGATGAGATACTAGAAGAATCTCCCTACAATGTGAACATAACCATAAACGACCATGATTACTCCTTTGTAAAGAAAAATTCAAGGAACATCGCAAGCACAGTTGCAGCAAGACTTGGAACATGGAAATTCCCTAT
- a CDS encoding metallophosphoesterase family protein has translation MPFIAQISDLHVGSLNFQENLLDKAIDEINSVDPDVTIVTGDITENGYYLEYERVVPFLDRIKSPILVVPGNHDARHVGDECFEDLIKNRYGTLEDKKHGLKVIGLDSSEPDLDYGRIGRSQQSWMENELRIADEENLYKIIALHHHIIPVPKTGRERNVLSDAGDILQSLMKGKADLVLSGHKHMPHVWMMEDTTFITAGTVSSLRLRGKALSSYNTIDIEDEFIEIILNRADGTRKCLAKYENTCLGD, from the coding sequence ATGCCTTTTATTGCACAGATATCAGATTTACACGTGGGTTCACTCAATTTCCAGGAGAATCTGCTTGATAAAGCAATAGATGAAATTAACAGTGTTGATCCCGATGTAACTATAGTTACAGGAGATATTACTGAAAATGGTTACTACCTTGAATATGAGAGGGTCGTGCCATTTTTAGACAGAATTAAATCTCCGATATTGGTTGTTCCTGGAAACCATGATGCCAGGCACGTTGGTGATGAGTGTTTTGAAGACCTGATTAAAAATCGATACGGAACACTTGAAGATAAAAAACATGGATTAAAGGTTATAGGGCTGGATAGCAGTGAACCTGACCTTGATTATGGTAGAATTGGAAGATCTCAGCAGTCTTGGATGGAAAATGAACTTAGAATTGCTGATGAAGAAAATCTGTACAAGATAATAGCACTTCACCATCACATAATACCTGTACCTAAAACTGGGAGGGAAAGGAATGTTTTAAGTGATGCTGGTGATATACTACAATCACTCATGAAAGGGAAAGCTGATCTTGTTCTCTCAGGGCACAAACATATGCCGCATGTTTGGATGATGGAAGATACAACATTCATCACAGCAGGTACAGTTTCATCACTGAGATTGAGGGGAAAGGCACTTTCATCATACAACACCATCGATATTGAAGATGAATTCATCGAAATAATTCTTAACCGAGCAGATGGAACCAGAAAATGTCTAGCTAAATATGAAAACACTTGTTTAGGTGATTAA
- a CDS encoding nascent polypeptide-associated complex protein: protein MLPGAGMNPKQLKQMQRAMKQMGMDNKDIKGVTEVVIKFKTKEIVITSPKVNLMDFMGQQTYQVSGKIVENKIETELVIPDDDVDLVSTQTGVSKEKALETLKETKGDLAEAILRLS, encoded by the coding sequence ATGTTACCCGGAGCAGGAATGAACCCAAAACAGTTAAAACAAATGCAAAGAGCAATGAAACAAATGGGAATGGACAACAAAGACATCAAGGGTGTTACAGAGGTTGTCATTAAATTTAAAACTAAAGAGATCGTTATTACTAGTCCAAAAGTGAATTTAATGGATTTTATGGGGCAGCAGACCTACCAAGTATCAGGTAAAATTGTTGAAAACAAAATTGAAACAGAATTAGTCATCCCCGATGATGATGTAGATCTTGTGAGTACTCAGACAGGAGTAAGTAAAGAAAAAGCTCTCGAAACTCTCAAAGAAACCAAGGGGGACTTGGCAGAAGCCATTTTGAGGTTAAGTTAA
- the tgtA gene encoding tRNA guanosine(15) transglycosylase TgtA, whose protein sequence is MGRTGIIKTPHGIIKTPALMPVIHPGKQTLDVKKFGAEVVITNAYIMYKNEDLRAKVLEEGVHELIDFPGPIVTDSGSFQLSEYGDVEVTNKEIIEFQELIGTDIGTSLDIPTPPYVKRDRAEKELEITIERAKEAIEVRGDLMLNSVVQGSTFADLRSTCAETIGAMDFECYPIGAVVPLMESYKYSDLVDVVMASVKNLPDSKPRHLMGAGHPMVFALAVAMGCDLFDSAAYILYAQDNRFMMPTGTYKLQNLVEMPCSCRVCTSYTPDDLRSMDKEERMLLIAEHNLTVSFAEIRTIKQAINDGNLMELVELRCHAHPYLLDGLRNLKNYTAELEKYDPATKKSAFFYSGPESLGRPEIKRHLEKISRIPKKKNLLVLPRGRKPYSKHIKEDLGKLYIKNVNGNAIIDPEDLMNDCQVCFADVPFALIPMEIDEVYPLAQNESPMNMDTDAKDFVRIQLEAYISQFDNAVISAKVLDRFDMYTITLEPLPDGSEHTEKIYSLDEFEGDIGRIFVDDKTKIKSIADYQFGEGAGSALFKNDVKIVKSRKTGKIRHVYEGETLIATLRASDSVFVLDREGARRLHSHVEYPKNRVVVNSDAEPFAREGKSIFAKFVIDCDINIRSNEEVLIVNEEDELIAFGKSILCGHEIIDFNTGQAVKTRKGGI, encoded by the coding sequence ATGGGAAGAACTGGAATTATTAAAACTCCCCATGGAATTATTAAGACACCTGCATTGATGCCAGTAATACATCCAGGTAAACAAACACTAGATGTCAAGAAGTTTGGTGCTGAAGTTGTCATAACCAATGCTTACATCATGTACAAAAACGAAGATTTGAGGGCAAAAGTTCTTGAAGAAGGTGTTCATGAACTCATTGATTTTCCAGGACCCATAGTAACAGATTCAGGTTCATTCCAACTATCAGAATATGGTGATGTTGAAGTAACAAACAAGGAAATAATAGAGTTTCAAGAGTTGATTGGTACAGATATTGGAACCTCACTGGACATACCAACACCTCCCTATGTTAAGAGAGATAGGGCTGAGAAGGAACTTGAAATAACAATTGAAAGGGCTAAAGAAGCCATTGAAGTGCGTGGAGATCTTATGCTTAACTCTGTTGTGCAGGGTTCAACCTTCGCTGATCTGCGTTCAACATGTGCCGAGACCATTGGTGCCATGGATTTCGAATGTTACCCAATAGGTGCAGTTGTTCCATTAATGGAATCTTACAAGTATTCTGATCTTGTTGATGTGGTAATGGCATCTGTAAAAAATCTCCCAGATTCAAAACCAAGGCATCTTATGGGTGCAGGACATCCCATGGTATTTGCATTGGCAGTTGCAATGGGTTGTGATTTGTTTGATTCTGCAGCTTACATATTGTATGCCCAAGACAACAGATTCATGATGCCGACTGGAACTTACAAACTTCAGAATCTTGTTGAAATGCCATGTTCATGCAGGGTTTGCACAAGCTACACCCCTGATGATCTAAGATCAATGGACAAGGAAGAGAGAATGTTACTCATAGCAGAACATAACCTCACAGTAAGCTTTGCTGAAATTAGAACCATTAAACAGGCCATCAACGATGGAAATCTCATGGAATTGGTAGAACTAAGGTGCCATGCTCATCCCTACCTTTTAGATGGTCTTAGAAACCTGAAGAATTATACTGCGGAGCTTGAAAAGTACGATCCAGCCACAAAAAAATCTGCATTTTTCTACTCAGGACCAGAATCCCTTGGAAGGCCCGAAATAAAGAGACATCTAGAAAAGATAAGTAGAATTCCCAAGAAAAAAAACTTGTTAGTTCTTCCCAGGGGCAGAAAACCATACTCCAAACATATCAAGGAAGATCTTGGTAAGTTGTACATAAAAAATGTTAATGGAAATGCAATCATTGATCCTGAAGATCTTATGAATGATTGTCAGGTTTGTTTTGCTGATGTGCCATTTGCATTGATCCCCATGGAAATTGATGAAGTTTATCCCCTGGCACAAAATGAATCACCTATGAACATGGACACCGATGCCAAGGATTTTGTTAGAATTCAACTTGAAGCCTACATAAGCCAGTTTGACAACGCTGTTATAAGTGCAAAAGTGCTTGACAGGTTTGATATGTACACCATAACCCTCGAACCACTTCCAGATGGATCTGAGCATACTGAAAAAATTTACAGCTTGGATGAGTTTGAAGGAGATATTGGAAGGATCTTTGTTGATGACAAAACCAAGATAAAAAGCATAGCAGACTACCAGTTTGGAGAAGGTGCAGGGTCCGCACTCTTTAAAAATGATGTTAAGATCGTGAAAAGTAGAAAAACTGGAAAGATCAGGCACGTGTATGAAGGTGAAACTTTGATCGCTACTTTGAGAGCTTCAGACAGTGTTTTTGTGCTTGATAGAGAAGGTGCAAGGAGACTGCATTCACATGTGGAATATCCAAAAAACAGGGTTGTTGTGAATTCAGATGCAGAACCATTTGCAAGAGAAGGAAAAAGTATATTTGCTAAATTCGTTATAGATTGTGATATAAATATAAGATCTAATGAAGAAGTATTGATCGTTAATGAAGAGGATGAACTGATTGCCTTTGGTAAGTCAATTTTATGCGGTCATGAAATAATTGATTTCAACACAGGTCAAGCTGTTAAGACAAGAAAAGGAGGAATTTAA